Part of the Undibacter mobilis genome is shown below.
GACATCTTGTGGGAAGTCTATCGCGAGGTCGGCGGCAAGGAGCCAATCGAGATCATCTCCGCCTATCGCTCGCCCGGCACTAACGCCATGTTGCGCACGCGCTCGAGCGGCGTTGCCGAGAACTCAAACCACACCACCGGCCACGCCATCGATTTTGAAATTCCGGGCGTGCCGCTCGCCAGAATCCGCGAAGTCGGCCTGCGGCTGCAACGCGGCGGCGTCGGTTTCTATCCCACCTCCGGCTCGCCTTTCGTGCATCTCGACACCGGCTCGATCCGCCACTGGCCGCGCATGACGCGCGAGCAGCTCGTCAAGGTTTTCCCCGACGAGCGCACCGTCCACATTCCTTCCGACGGCCAGCCGCTGGCCGGCTATGCCTTGGCGCTGGCCGACGTACAGAGTCGCGGCAATGCGCCTTCGAACGTGTTGATGGCGCAGGCGCGCGAAGCCGGCATTACCGAAGCGCGGAGCGACACGGCGAAGAAGCCGCGTAGTTTGCTGGCGGCGCTGTTCACCCGGTCCGCCACCGCGGATGAGTTGTCGGACGAGGCCCAGGCGGCCGAGCCGACGCCAGCCAAGGTCACGCTGGCGAGCGCCAGTGCCAAGCCCGACGTAAAGCCGAAGCCGGTCGCCACCGCGACAATCGTGCCGTTGCCATCATCGCGGCCGAGGCCCATCGCTGTTGCCGCCGCCGACCCGGCGCCGGCCGCGGCGAATGTCATCGCACCGCCCGGCGGCGCGCTGTGGGCCAACGCCGTCGAGAGCGGCGATCTCGCGCCGAAGGTCGCGCAATCGCCTTTCACCTTCGCCGACACCATGACGACGGCCTCGACCAATGTGCTCGCTTATGCCGCCGAGCCGGCGCGCGTCGCCACGCAGTTGCCGCCGCCGCGCCCGGCCAAGGCGCCGCCGATGGGCGCCAATATTCCCGTGGCGCCGCCGGCGGCCATGATCGCCGCTGCGCCCGCCGGCACCAGCGCCGCACAGGTGGTCGCCCCTGCGATCGCCGGCGGTGGCGGCCGCACCGACAGCCCGTGGCTGCGCGCGGCCATCCTGACGCCGGACCTCGCGAGCTTCATGACTGCGACGCATATGGGCGCCCGCGACATGAGCCAGTTCGGCCATCTGTTCCACAAGCCGGCGCAGGCGGTGATGATGAGCTTCTCGGCCGACCCGGGCCTCGGCCTCGTCGCCGGCCGCTTCACCGGCAGCGCGGTAACCTTCCTCGCCACGGCGACCTTCGTGCCGCAGACCACCGCATCGCTGCGGTAATGACGACTTGTCCCGGACGCGATGCAGCGTAAAACGCTGCTTCGCAGAGCCGGGACCGTCTCACATTCGGAATTTGGGAAGATCCCGGTTCAGCAGCGCGTCATTGCATGCCGCGCTGCGCCCGGGACAAGAGAACCTTACTGCAACATCCCCAGGGCGTGCATGTAGGTCTCGAGGATCTCTTCCTGCTCGCGGCGCTCGTTGGCATCCTGCTTGCGCAGGCGCACGATGGTGCGCAGCGCCTTGGCATCGAAACCGTTCGACTTGGCCTCGGCGTAGACGTCCTTGATGTCGTCGGAGGTCGCCTTCTTTTCCTCTTCCAGCCGCTCGATGCGCTCGATGATCGCCTTGAGCTGATCCTTGGCGAAGCGGTGCGAGGTTTCTTCTTTATCGGCCGCTGCGGGCATCGACATACCTTGAACTCCTTCAATACGCACTGAACGCGCGCGCGGCAGAACCCGCGCAAGCCGCGGGAACCGGACAACGTCTCACCGGAAAGCTTTCGGAATTCAAGCGCTCAAGGTCAAGGCGGGGGTGGGGTCATCCACGTTGTTCACAAGCGCCATTCTTTTGGTTGTCACGAATGGCTTTTTTCAGTGGCCCGGTCTGGACTTTTCGAATGCCGCCTTCTGCTCGGACGACGCCTCTTTCTGGTGCTTGGCGCGCCATTGCTCGTAGGGCTCGCCATAGACGATCTGGCGGGCCTCGTCCTTGGAGAGCGGCACGCCCTTGGCGTCGGCGGCGTCCTTCATCCAGTTCGACAGGCAATTGCGGCAGAAGCCGGCCAGATTCATCAGGTCGATGTTCTGCACGTCGGTCCGCTTGCGCAGATGCTCGACCAGGCGGCGATAGACGGCCGCTTCGAGCTCAATGCGGGTCTTGTCGTCGAATTCGGCGCTCATGGAAAAGCCTTTCCTCGGTTTCCTCGAAGATAGGGTCGCCGGAGCGCCGTTTCCATCAAAAAACCCGCCGCATTCCGGTCTGGAACGCGGCGGGCCGGATTCATGACCGAAGGTCAGGTCTTGAGCGCCGCTTTCACCCGATCCGGCGAGAACGGCATCTCGCGCAGCGGCTTGCCGGTCAGCGCCAGGAAAGCGTTGGCGACCGCCGGCGCCGCACCGCCGATGGCGAGTTCGCCGACCGGGAGCGGGATGTCGCCGGAACGCTGAACCTCGGTCATGAATCGAGGCACGTCCGACTGGCGCAGGACCTCGTAATCGTGGAAATTCGACTGCTCCACCGCGCCGTCCTTGATCGAGATCGCCTCCTTCAGCGCGCCGCTGAGGCCGTAAACCAGGGCGCCCTCGATCTGGGCGACGACGTTGTTCGGCTGCAACGGCAGGCCGACATCGGCGACGCTCCACATGTTGTGGACCTTGATCTTGCCGCTGGCGCGGTCGGCGGAAATCTCGGCGACCGTGGCGATCATCGAGAACCCGACCGGCGGCAGGCCGAGCTTGGAGAAGGCCATACCGAGCGCACGGCCGTCCGTCCGCTTGCGCTTCCACTCCGACATCTCGGCGACGCGCGAGACGATGGCCTTGGCGCGCGGGTCCTTGAGCAAGGCCATCCGGAACTCGAACGGGTCCTTGCCGGTGGCGCGCGCGATCTCGTCGATCATCGCCTCATTGGCAAAGTTGGTGTAGCCCGCGCCGATGCCGCGATAGGCGGCGACGCGCGCGCCGCGATCCTCGTAGATGTGCTCGGTGACATGCGCCGGCACGTCGTAGAACGGCATGTCGGCGCCGTAGATGACGATGAGATCGACGCCCTTGTCGGCCTCGAGCCGCGCCTGGTTATAGACGTAAGGCGCGACCGGTTCGGCGGCGAGGCGATGACGCCACGCCACGACCTTGCCCTCCGCATCGAGACCGACATCGACCTTTTGCGCCGTCATCGGCCGGAAGCGGCCGACACGAATGTCGTCCTCGCGGCTCTGCACCATCTTCACCGGCTTGCCGACAGCCTTCGACAGCAGGACGGCGTCGGTGACGTATTCCACGAAAGCGCGCCGGCCGTAGCCGCCGCCCATCTGCAGCGTGTGGAATTTGACCTTGTCCGGCGTAACGCCCGCCGCCTTGGCCGCTTCCTCGACGGATTTGGTCGGCCAT
Proteins encoded:
- a CDS encoding DUF882 domain-containing protein, whose amino-acid sequence is MAVGRSSWIVSVSVRGVSRHKSLFNRRLGTRLGLSAALAGIVLLGAGNALLPAAAEGDSRTLSFLHLHTRETITVTFKRNGRYDDAALTKLNWFLRDWRRDEPTTMDPKLFDILWEVYREVGGKEPIEIISAYRSPGTNAMLRTRSSGVAENSNHTTGHAIDFEIPGVPLARIREVGLRLQRGGVGFYPTSGSPFVHLDTGSIRHWPRMTREQLVKVFPDERTVHIPSDGQPLAGYALALADVQSRGNAPSNVLMAQAREAGITEARSDTAKKPRSLLAALFTRSATADELSDEAQAAEPTPAKVTLASASAKPDVKPKPVATATIVPLPSSRPRPIAVAAADPAPAAANVIAPPGGALWANAVESGDLAPKVAQSPFTFADTMTTASTNVLAYAAEPARVATQLPPPRPAKAPPMGANIPVAPPAAMIAAAPAGTSAAQVVAPAIAGGGGRTDSPWLRAAILTPDLASFMTATHMGARDMSQFGHLFHKPAQAVMMSFSADPGLGLVAGRFTGSAVTFLATATFVPQTTASLR
- a CDS encoding DUF2312 domain-containing protein, with translation MSMPAAADKEETSHRFAKDQLKAIIERIERLEEEKKATSDDIKDVYAEAKSNGFDAKALRTIVRLRKQDANERREQEEILETYMHALGMLQ
- a CDS encoding DUF1244 domain-containing protein, with product MSAEFDDKTRIELEAAVYRRLVEHLRKRTDVQNIDLMNLAGFCRNCLSNWMKDAADAKGVPLSKDEARQIVYGEPYEQWRAKHQKEASSEQKAAFEKSRPGH